GCGTCAATCCGGAGAATGATTGGACGACGTCGGCCTGGATCCAGATTAATCTCAACTGAGACATTGCGAGAGAATACCGGAGAAACCGTGCGAGACCATCTCCTCGGCATCTGGCGGAAGATCGTGGCTCAGGCTGTGGTCGGGGTTCTCGCTCTCACTCTTGGGCTTTCGCCGGGCTGCCGGACGGCCGGCCACGCGCCTCGGTCGCTTCAGTTCGCTCAGCCGACGGCCGAGGCCGTGGCCGCTGAAGTTCTTCAAGCGCTGGCCACCCGTGACGCCGGACGGCTCGAGCGTCTGCTCGTCACCCGCGACGAATTCTGTTCCTTCGTGTGGCCCGAACTCCCCTCGCGTGACATCCCCAATCTCACCTGCGACTGGGTTTGGGAGGCATTCGAGCCGATGAATCGGGCCAAAAGCGCCGAGCTTATGGCCACTCACGGTGGTCGGCAGTATCATCTGGTCCGTCTGACCTGTGCTGGTCACTCGTCCTACAGGACATTCACCGTGCATGAAAAGCCTCGCGTGACCATCAGGGACACGAGCGGCAGAGAACACGACCTCCGGCTCTTCGGTTCGGTGCTCCAGCTCGGTAATCAGTTCAAACTTCTCAGCTTTGGTGAGGATTGAGGGAAGATGGTTTGGCCCGGGCTAGGGCGGGGGGCGAGGGAGGTGAGACGACATTTTACACAAATTTCACCTCGCATTTACCGGGCTTTAACAGCCCTGGTTTATCCTGACCCGCTGACAGTGAGAGCACGATGATGGAGCGGCAGAAACGGCCTCGACTCTCCACCGAGGGGCGAAATCTTTCTGAGTGTTCACTCGGGCGGCGTTTCCCCTGCGATCCCACATATCCTGCGGACACGAGGGAAAGAGTCGGGATCAGAAAGGGGCTGCGCCTTCTCCTGCTGGTGATTGTCCCGTTGCTCATGAGCTTTCCCGGTTGCACGCGACAGCAACCTGGATCCGGAGAAGCCAATCGGGCCGTCACCATCAAAGGCTCGGATACAATGGTTATTCTCGGCCAGCGCTGGGCGGAATCCTAT
This portion of the Blastocatellia bacterium genome encodes:
- a CDS encoding substrate-binding domain-containing protein, producing the protein MMERQKRPRLSTEGRNLSECSLGRRFPCDPTYPADTRERVGIRKGLRLLLLVIVPLLMSFPGCTRQQPGSGEANRAVTIKGSDTMVILGQRWAESYMRRHPGTTLQVTGGGSGTGIAALINGTTDIAQSSRPMKPS